The following coding sequences are from one Frigoribacterium sp. Leaf415 window:
- a CDS encoding ABC transporter substrate-binding protein — MSRTSRRAAAFAVASLTIAGLTACSGGGSGQAATEFTVLGNVENEVVPATLQTLADGACAAENEAMPLKIETVPQTNLNQQVQLLAGQGGLPVMYAVDTNELVQQLDDAGFVAHFDEIFDELGVADSIEPAARSTVESLYDGEFLVLPTEYNIEGIWYNKDLFTENGVGVPESWDDVVAAAGTFQDAGLTPFAASGEQGWPLTRLVGNLIERELGPDALQAVADGDAELTDPEYVAAAQQVADLGASGYFGEGVGSIDYDTSINQFLNGSSPMLYMGSWVLSNFADDTANQIGEDSIGYLPFPDVDGGDGDSSQLVANVGLPFTVNPSVLNDDSKAWIACIAENYGQVALEDSSRISGFTVSGDAASNALTTEVRDRIAATDTTIPWFEAYFSTQATTTSQQNAAQLVTGAITAEEFMTLVQGDLG, encoded by the coding sequence ATGTCCCGCACCTCACGCCGTGCTGCCGCCTTCGCCGTCGCCAGCCTCACCATCGCTGGTCTCACCGCATGTTCCGGTGGAGGATCGGGTCAGGCCGCCACCGAGTTCACCGTCCTCGGCAATGTCGAGAACGAGGTCGTCCCTGCAACGCTTCAGACTCTCGCCGACGGCGCCTGCGCGGCGGAGAACGAGGCCATGCCGCTCAAGATCGAGACCGTTCCGCAGACCAACCTGAACCAGCAGGTCCAGCTCCTCGCCGGACAGGGCGGACTGCCCGTCATGTACGCCGTCGACACGAACGAGCTCGTCCAGCAGCTCGACGACGCCGGCTTCGTCGCCCACTTCGACGAGATCTTCGACGAGCTGGGCGTGGCCGACTCGATCGAGCCCGCCGCGCGGTCGACCGTCGAGTCTCTCTACGACGGTGAGTTCCTGGTACTGCCGACCGAGTACAACATCGAGGGCATCTGGTACAACAAGGACCTGTTCACAGAGAACGGTGTGGGCGTTCCCGAGAGCTGGGACGACGTCGTCGCCGCGGCCGGCACCTTCCAGGACGCCGGTCTGACCCCCTTCGCCGCGAGTGGCGAGCAGGGCTGGCCGCTGACCCGCCTGGTCGGCAACCTCATCGAGCGCGAGCTCGGACCCGACGCCCTGCAGGCCGTCGCCGACGGCGACGCCGAGCTCACGGACCCCGAATACGTCGCCGCTGCCCAGCAGGTCGCCGACCTCGGCGCCTCCGGTTACTTCGGCGAGGGCGTCGGCTCGATCGACTACGACACGTCGATCAACCAGTTCCTCAACGGCAGCTCGCCCATGCTCTACATGGGTAGCTGGGTCCTGAGCAACTTCGCCGACGACACGGCGAACCAGATCGGCGAGGACTCCATCGGCTACCTCCCGTTCCCCGACGTCGACGGCGGCGACGGGGACAGCAGCCAGCTCGTGGCCAACGTCGGTCTGCCGTTCACCGTCAACCCGAGCGTGCTGAACGACGACAGCAAGGCGTGGATCGCCTGCATCGCCGAGAACTACGGTCAGGTGGCACTCGAGGACAGCAGCCGGATCTCGGGCTTCACCGTCTCGGGTGACGCGGCGAGCAACGCGCTGACGACCGAGGTCCGTGACCGGATCGCGGCGACCGACACCACCATCCCGTGGTTCGAGGCGTACTTCAGCACGCAGGCGACGACCACCTCCCAACAGAACGCGGCGCAGCTCGTCACCGGCGCCATCACGGCCGAGGAGTTCATGACGCTCGTCCAGGGCGACCTGGGCTGA
- a CDS encoding LacI family DNA-binding transcriptional regulator: MSTSSPPSSRRPPVMADVARLAGVSLGTVSNVINSPSRVKPITRRRVEDAIDSLGFVPNSSARTLAAGRGTLVGFVAVDLGNSYFLDIARGVEREADLSGQAVLLGNSDVDIDKQTGYLHLFERAQAAGIVLAPFDGPLDEARRLRRRGLRVVYVNWPGEADESCGVVVDEVLGGRLAARHLIEQGRRDLVFVGGPLDLTAVRHRFEGASAAAREARVPLRLLPTTALTVRAGLAVGDDLLAQGAPPRPDGIVAASDALASGIVQSLLLGGVRVPADVSITGYDDNHFAQSTAMPLTTVGQPGVEMGVQAMRLLRDELENPQTHQHVSRILPPRLIPRESSHHS; encoded by the coding sequence ATGAGCACCTCGTCCCCTCCGTCGTCGCGACGCCCCCCGGTCATGGCGGACGTCGCGCGGCTGGCGGGTGTGTCTCTCGGCACCGTGTCGAACGTGATCAACTCTCCGTCGAGGGTCAAGCCGATCACCCGGCGGCGCGTCGAGGACGCCATCGATTCGCTCGGGTTCGTCCCGAACAGCTCGGCTCGCACCCTCGCGGCCGGACGGGGCACCCTGGTCGGCTTCGTCGCCGTCGACCTGGGCAACTCGTACTTCCTCGACATCGCCCGCGGTGTCGAACGCGAGGCGGATCTCAGCGGCCAGGCCGTCCTGCTGGGCAACTCCGACGTCGACATCGACAAACAGACGGGCTACCTCCACCTCTTCGAACGCGCCCAGGCGGCAGGCATCGTGCTCGCGCCCTTCGACGGTCCGTTGGACGAGGCCCGCAGGCTGCGTCGCCGGGGCCTGCGCGTCGTCTACGTCAACTGGCCCGGCGAGGCCGACGAGAGTTGTGGCGTGGTCGTGGACGAAGTGCTCGGCGGTCGACTCGCGGCGCGACACCTCATCGAGCAAGGACGTCGAGACCTCGTCTTCGTCGGGGGGCCGCTCGACTTGACGGCAGTCAGACACCGGTTCGAGGGCGCCTCCGCGGCCGCCCGTGAGGCCCGGGTCCCCCTTCGACTCCTGCCGACGACGGCGCTCACCGTCCGCGCAGGCCTCGCCGTCGGTGACGACCTGCTCGCGCAGGGTGCCCCACCCAGGCCTGACGGAATCGTCGCCGCGTCCGACGCCCTGGCGTCCGGGATCGTGCAGTCACTCCTGCTCGGTGGCGTGCGAGTACCCGCCGACGTCTCGATCACGGGCTACGACGACAACCACTTCGCGCAGAGCACGGCGATGCCCTTGACGACCGTCGGACAGCCAGGGGTCGAGATGGGCGTGCAGGCGATGCGCCTGCTTCGCGACGAGCTCGAGAACCCGCAGACCCACCAGCACGTGTCACGCATCCTGCCGCCCCGACTGATACCCCGCGAGAGCTCCCACCACAGCTGA
- a CDS encoding phosphoenolpyruvate carboxykinase (GTP): MITTRPLDPGVLGDATRASGSDATRSSSVPPSARGTDWARAARRRHVPAPSWAPRTLVAWVAEQVDLLEPDGVQWIDGSDAEAERLTAYLVATGALIPLNPDLRPGSYLARTDPGDVARVEDRTFICTTDPAGAGPTNNWREAGAMTRELRPFFAGSMRGRTMFVVPFSMGPVGGPLSQLGVQLTDSAYAVLNLRIMARVGSEPLAAFGGADGDAPFVRGVHSVGYPLRDAEGTTRDDVAWPCNETKYITQFPETREIWSFGSGYGGNALLAKKCFALRIASTMGRDEGWLAEHMLLIRVTSPEGRAFHVAAAFPSACGKTNLAMMQPALPGWRVETLGDDITWMKPGDDGRLWAMNPETGFFGVAPGTGEASNPVAVRTLHANTIFTNVALTDDGDVWWEGLTDEAPEHLTDWQGNDWTRASSSPAAHPNSRFTAPAEQCPSLSPDWDAFEGVPLDAIVFGGRRATNVPLVTQARSWQHGVFVGATVASEQTAAAEGVVGELRRDPFAMLPFCGYDMGDYFAHWLRLGAELGDRAPQVFQVNWFRKGADGSFLWPGFGENSRVIAWIAGRLAGTAVAVETPLGLAPAPGALDLTGLDLTEEALAESFAVPTDAWLAECDLTAEFFDRFGSTLPDALRHELAALRARLEAA; the protein is encoded by the coding sequence ATGATCACCACCCGACCCCTCGACCCCGGAGTCCTCGGCGACGCGACCCGCGCCTCCGGCAGCGACGCGACCCGCAGCTCCTCGGTCCCGCCCTCGGCACGGGGCACGGACTGGGCACGGGCCGCGCGGCGCCGCCACGTGCCCGCCCCGTCGTGGGCTCCCCGCACCCTGGTCGCGTGGGTCGCCGAGCAGGTCGACCTGCTCGAGCCCGACGGCGTCCAGTGGATCGACGGCTCGGATGCCGAGGCCGAGCGGCTGACGGCCTACCTCGTCGCGACCGGGGCGCTGATCCCGCTGAACCCCGACCTGCGTCCCGGCAGCTACCTCGCCCGGACCGATCCCGGAGACGTCGCCCGGGTCGAGGACCGCACCTTCATCTGCACGACCGATCCCGCGGGCGCCGGCCCGACCAACAACTGGCGCGAGGCCGGTGCCATGACGCGCGAGCTCCGGCCGTTCTTCGCCGGCTCGATGCGCGGGCGCACGATGTTCGTCGTGCCGTTCAGCATGGGACCGGTCGGCGGCCCGTTGTCGCAGCTCGGCGTGCAGCTGACCGACTCGGCCTACGCCGTGCTGAACCTGCGCATCATGGCGCGCGTCGGTTCCGAGCCGCTGGCCGCGTTCGGCGGTGCCGACGGGGACGCGCCGTTCGTCCGCGGCGTGCACAGCGTCGGCTACCCCCTGCGCGACGCCGAGGGCACGACTCGCGACGACGTGGCCTGGCCGTGCAACGAGACGAAGTACATCACCCAGTTCCCCGAGACGCGCGAGATCTGGTCGTTCGGCTCGGGCTACGGCGGCAACGCGCTGCTGGCCAAGAAGTGCTTCGCGCTGCGCATCGCGTCGACGATGGGACGCGACGAGGGCTGGCTCGCCGAGCACATGCTGCTGATCAGGGTCACCAGCCCCGAGGGTCGGGCCTTCCACGTCGCCGCGGCGTTCCCGTCGGCCTGCGGCAAGACCAACCTCGCGATGATGCAGCCCGCCCTGCCCGGCTGGCGGGTCGAGACCCTCGGCGACGACATCACCTGGATGAAGCCCGGCGACGACGGTCGTCTGTGGGCGATGAACCCCGAGACCGGGTTCTTCGGGGTGGCCCCCGGCACGGGTGAGGCGTCGAACCCCGTCGCCGTCCGCACCCTGCACGCGAACACGATCTTCACGAACGTGGCGCTGACCGACGACGGCGACGTCTGGTGGGAGGGGTTGACCGACGAGGCGCCCGAGCACCTGACCGACTGGCAGGGGAACGACTGGACCCGCGCCTCCTCGTCCCCGGCCGCCCACCCGAACTCGCGCTTCACCGCGCCGGCCGAGCAGTGCCCGTCGCTCAGCCCCGACTGGGACGCGTTCGAGGGCGTGCCGCTCGACGCGATCGTCTTCGGTGGGCGTCGGGCGACGAACGTGCCGCTGGTGACCCAGGCGCGGTCGTGGCAGCACGGCGTGTTCGTGGGCGCGACGGTGGCGTCCGAGCAGACCGCGGCGGCCGAGGGCGTCGTCGGCGAGCTGCGGCGCGACCCGTTCGCCATGCTGCCGTTCTGCGGCTACGACATGGGCGACTACTTCGCGCACTGGCTGCGGCTCGGGGCGGAGCTCGGCGACCGGGCGCCGCAGGTGTTCCAGGTCAACTGGTTCCGCAAGGGTGCCGACGGCTCGTTCCTCTGGCCCGGCTTCGGCGAGAACTCGCGGGTGATCGCCTGGATCGCCGGTCGCCTGGCGGGCACCGCCGTCGCCGTCGAGACGCCGCTCGGCCTCGCCCCCGCACCGGGAGCCCTCGACCTGACGGGCCTCGACCTCACCGAGGAGGCGCTGGCCGAGTCGTTCGCGGTCCCCACGGACGCCTGGCTCGCCGAGTGCGACCTCACCGCAGAGTTCTTCGACCGGTTCGGGTCGACCCTGCCGGACGCGCTGCGCCACGAGCTGGCCGCCCTGCGCGCCCGGCTCGAGGCCGCGTAG
- a CDS encoding helix-turn-helix transcriptional regulator — MVDADPLLLGQAVRHARTARGLTLDQLAARVEVSASQLSLIETGRREAKVGLVRALAAALDVPLATLLTAEPPSERAALEIELAQAQRGSLYRSLGLPDVKANKGMSTPVLQTILGLHRELARRHSEASATPEEARRANTELRLWMRGRDSHLPYVEEAAAELLRTVGHTSGALSHSSVSRMARSLGLEIMHVSDLPHSARSVIDLANGRIYLPPASIPGGHGLRALALQAMAHRLLGHERPSTYAEFLEQRLEINYFSSACLMPLGAAVESLQKAKAQRDLSVEDFRDGFGVTHEAAAMRMSNLLTSHLGIRMHFLRVTGDGAIAKAAENDGLPLPTDVTGAVEGQLVCRHWAARTAFARTNRTTEHYQYDDTPAGTFWSASQTGTTEHDEFSITVGVPFADAKWFRGRDTERRETSTCPDESCCRRPPAGLTARWRDAAWPSARLHAHVLAPLPSGTFPGVEDTEVYEFLDRHAG, encoded by the coding sequence GTGGTCGATGCCGACCCCCTGCTGCTCGGCCAGGCGGTGCGGCACGCCCGCACGGCCCGTGGCCTGACCCTCGACCAGCTCGCGGCACGGGTCGAGGTCAGCGCCAGCCAGCTCTCGCTGATCGAGACGGGCCGTCGCGAGGCCAAGGTCGGACTGGTCCGGGCCCTGGCGGCGGCCCTCGACGTACCCCTCGCCACCCTGCTCACGGCCGAACCGCCGAGCGAGCGAGCGGCCCTCGAGATCGAGCTGGCGCAGGCGCAGCGCGGGTCGCTGTACCGGTCGCTCGGCCTGCCCGACGTGAAGGCGAACAAGGGCATGAGCACGCCGGTGCTGCAGACGATCCTCGGGCTGCACCGCGAGCTCGCCCGTCGGCACAGCGAGGCCAGCGCCACCCCCGAGGAGGCGCGGCGGGCGAACACCGAGCTGCGGCTCTGGATGCGCGGGCGCGACTCCCACCTGCCCTACGTCGAGGAGGCGGCGGCCGAGCTGCTCCGCACGGTGGGCCACACCTCGGGTGCCCTGTCGCACAGCAGCGTGAGTCGCATGGCCCGCAGCCTGGGGCTCGAGATCATGCACGTCTCCGACCTGCCGCACTCGGCCCGTTCGGTGATCGACCTGGCCAACGGGCGCATCTACCTGCCACCCGCCTCGATCCCGGGCGGTCACGGCCTGCGGGCGCTGGCCCTGCAGGCGATGGCGCACCGCCTGCTCGGCCACGAACGGCCCTCGACCTACGCCGAGTTCCTCGAGCAACGGCTCGAGATCAACTACTTCTCGTCGGCCTGCCTCATGCCGCTCGGTGCGGCGGTGGAGTCGCTGCAGAAGGCCAAGGCACAGCGCGACCTGTCGGTCGAGGACTTCCGCGACGGCTTCGGCGTCACCCACGAGGCGGCGGCGATGCGCATGAGCAACCTGCTGACGTCGCACCTCGGCATCCGCATGCACTTCCTGCGGGTGACGGGAGACGGCGCGATCGCCAAGGCGGCAGAGAACGACGGGCTGCCCCTGCCGACCGACGTCACCGGGGCCGTCGAGGGGCAGCTGGTCTGCCGTCACTGGGCCGCGCGCACGGCCTTCGCCCGGACGAACCGCACCACCGAGCACTACCAGTACGACGACACCCCGGCCGGCACCTTCTGGTCGGCGTCGCAGACCGGCACGACCGAGCACGACGAGTTCTCGATCACGGTGGGCGTCCCGTTCGCCGACGCGAAGTGGTTCCGCGGACGCGACACCGAGCGTCGCGAGACCTCGACCTGCCCCGACGAGTCGTGCTGCCGTCGCCCCCCTGCCGGACTCACGGCGAGGTGGCGCGACGCCGCCTGGCCGAGCGCCCGCCTGCACGCGCACGTGCTGGCACCGTTGCCGTCCGGCACCTTCCCCGGCGTCGAGGACACCGAGGTCTACGAATTCCTCGACCGGCATGCCGGCTGA
- a CDS encoding DUF6314 family protein, with protein MPAETLALLLGRWAVTREIDDHRTGELARFDGTATIEEARAGSDLVATYDEVGELIVADRRTPATRRLGYAARGDGSLDVRFADGRHFVDLDLRSGAWEAHHPCAPDSYLVETRVLSPASFEERWTVRGPAKSYDALTTYERLPTLPATK; from the coding sequence ATGCCGGCTGAGACTCTCGCGCTGCTGCTCGGCCGATGGGCCGTCACGCGCGAGATCGACGACCACCGCACCGGCGAGCTCGCCCGGTTCGACGGGACGGCGACGATCGAGGAGGCGCGGGCGGGTTCCGACCTCGTGGCGACCTACGACGAGGTCGGCGAGCTGATCGTGGCCGACCGGCGGACGCCCGCCACCCGGCGGCTCGGCTACGCGGCCCGGGGTGACGGGTCGCTCGACGTGCGCTTCGCCGACGGCCGCCACTTCGTCGACCTCGACCTGCGGTCCGGGGCCTGGGAGGCGCACCACCCGTGCGCCCCGGACAGCTACCTGGTCGAGACCCGGGTGCTCTCGCCGGCGTCGTTCGAGGAGCGGTGGACGGTGCGCGGCCCGGCGAAGTCGTACGACGCGCTCACGACCTACGAGCGGCTGCCGACGCTTCCCGCCACGAAGTGA
- a CDS encoding glutaredoxin family protein produces MSTDTAPDRILMFGAEWCRDCRRSKALLDREGVAYDYVDLEAVADGADRAYAVSGRTQIPVVVFPDGSHLVEPTDAELAAKL; encoded by the coding sequence ATGAGCACCGACACCGCCCCCGACCGCATCCTGATGTTCGGCGCCGAGTGGTGCCGTGACTGCCGCCGCTCGAAGGCGCTGCTCGACCGCGAGGGCGTGGCCTACGACTACGTCGACCTCGAGGCCGTCGCCGACGGTGCCGACCGCGCCTACGCCGTCAGCGGTCGCACGCAGATCCCCGTCGTGGTGTTCCCAGACGGCAGCCACCTGGTCGAGCCGACCGACGCCGAGCTCGCCGCCAAGCTCTAG
- a CDS encoding MFS transporter — protein MTDTLQRPPQTSSTPAVRTPAAAPPPRSSSGHPRDTRPTPQPHRLTASGVVGIAVLGLATFFAITTELSPVGLLSTMSGDLGVSEARMGVVITVYAVAVAALALPLTWATARFPRKAVLVTTLVGYTASNLLVALAPSFGVLLTGRVVGGIAHALFFSVASAYATRIVPPRLAGRAIAFVYSGSSLGFVVGVPLATTVGDQLGWRPAVGAVAVATAVLAVVAALFLPHVQGESSPHVGSVRSWARSGLLAVVVADLMLFAGHYVVYTFIGPYLTGAGLGEDLVGGALLVLGGTGVVGLLAAGAFVDRAPRQTLIVAVAVMIGALAALPFVHGSLVGTFVVAGLWMAANGTTGTLFMAAAIRTGGVSPDIAGALINAGSNVGIAAGAAIGGQVYGMSGLATVPFAAAAIVAISLVVIVAGRRGFPLTGHAQANLSTSSLAVITSSVAVVTTSIPTVGEGRRGRRPRR, from the coding sequence GTGACCGACACCCTTCAGCGCCCGCCCCAGACCTCGAGCACGCCCGCCGTGCGCACGCCCGCCGCCGCGCCTCCCCCGCGCTCGTCGAGCGGGCACCCGCGCGACACCCGCCCCACGCCCCAGCCGCACCGCTTGACCGCCTCGGGCGTCGTCGGCATCGCCGTGCTCGGCCTGGCGACGTTCTTCGCGATCACCACCGAGCTGAGCCCGGTCGGACTGCTCTCGACCATGAGCGGCGACCTCGGCGTGAGCGAGGCGCGCATGGGCGTCGTCATCACGGTCTACGCCGTGGCCGTCGCCGCGCTCGCCCTGCCGCTCACCTGGGCCACCGCACGCTTCCCCCGCAAGGCCGTGCTCGTCACGACCCTGGTCGGCTACACCGCGTCGAACCTGTTGGTCGCGCTCGCGCCGAGCTTCGGCGTGCTGCTGACCGGCCGCGTGGTCGGCGGCATCGCGCACGCTCTGTTCTTCTCGGTGGCGTCGGCATACGCGACGCGCATCGTGCCGCCACGCCTGGCCGGCCGCGCGATCGCGTTCGTCTACTCGGGCAGCTCGCTGGGCTTCGTCGTGGGCGTGCCGCTCGCCACGACGGTCGGCGACCAGCTCGGCTGGCGTCCCGCCGTGGGCGCGGTCGCCGTCGCCACCGCGGTGCTGGCCGTCGTGGCCGCGCTGTTCCTGCCGCACGTCCAAGGCGAGTCGTCGCCGCACGTCGGCTCGGTGCGGTCGTGGGCGCGCTCGGGACTCCTGGCCGTGGTCGTGGCCGACCTCATGCTCTTCGCCGGCCACTACGTCGTCTACACCTTCATCGGCCCGTACCTGACGGGAGCCGGCCTCGGCGAGGACCTCGTCGGCGGCGCCCTGCTCGTGCTCGGCGGCACGGGCGTGGTCGGCCTGCTCGCGGCCGGCGCGTTCGTCGACCGGGCCCCTCGCCAGACCCTGATCGTCGCCGTCGCGGTGATGATCGGCGCCCTCGCGGCCCTGCCGTTCGTGCACGGTTCGCTCGTCGGGACCTTCGTCGTCGCCGGCCTGTGGATGGCCGCCAACGGCACGACCGGCACCCTCTTCATGGCCGCCGCGATCCGCACGGGCGGGGTCAGCCCGGACATCGCGGGCGCACTGATCAACGCGGGCTCGAACGTCGGCATCGCCGCCGGTGCCGCGATCGGCGGGCAGGTCTACGGGATGTCGGGCCTCGCCACGGTGCCGTTCGCGGCCGCGGCGATCGTCGCGATCAGCCTCGTCGTGATCGTCGCGGGCCGTCGCGGGTTCCCGCTGACCGGTCACGCCCAGGCGAACCTGTCGACCTCGTCGCTCGCGGTCATCACCTCGTCGGTGGCGGTCGTCACGACGTCGATCCCGACCGTCGGCGAGGGCCGACGCGGGCGTCGCCCCCGCCGCTAG